From a region of the Bradyrhizobium diazoefficiens genome:
- a CDS encoding NYN domain-containing protein translates to MSPVPYKIALFIDGANLHATSKTLGFDIDYKRLLSEFQSRGPLLRASYYTAIIEDQEFSSLRPLLDWLDYNGYTVVTKATKEFVDSFGRRKVKGNMEIELAVDAMSLAGQMDEMVLFSGDGDFRSLVEAVQRRGVRVTVVSTIASQPPMIADELRRQADVFIDLVELRSKVGRAPLERPPSRERNLPRPGGQQLPRRAGAVRAPGESDDLDP, encoded by the coding sequence ATGTCACCCGTCCCTTACAAGATCGCTCTCTTCATCGACGGCGCCAACCTGCATGCCACGTCGAAGACCTTGGGCTTCGACATCGATTACAAGCGGCTACTGAGCGAATTCCAGAGCCGCGGGCCGCTCCTTCGGGCGTCCTACTACACCGCAATCATCGAGGATCAGGAGTTCTCCTCGCTCCGGCCTCTGCTGGACTGGCTCGACTACAACGGATACACGGTCGTCACCAAGGCCACGAAAGAGTTCGTCGATTCTTTCGGGCGGCGCAAGGTGAAGGGCAACATGGAGATCGAGCTCGCGGTCGATGCCATGAGCCTGGCCGGGCAGATGGACGAGATGGTGCTGTTTTCGGGCGACGGCGACTTCCGCTCGCTGGTCGAGGCGGTGCAGCGCCGCGGCGTCCGCGTGACCGTGGTCTCGACCATTGCCAGCCAGCCCCCGATGATCGCCGACGAGCTTCGGCGGCAAGCCGATGTCTTCATTGACCTGGTGGAGTTGCGATCCAAGGTCGGCAGGGCCCCTCTGGAGCGGCCCCCCTCGCGTGAGCGCAACCTGCCGCGGCCCGGGGGGCAGCAACTACCGCGGCGCGCCGGCGCGGTTCGGGCGCCGGGTGAAAGCGACGACTTGGATCCGTGA